The Salvelinus namaycush isolate Seneca unplaced genomic scaffold, SaNama_1.0 Scaffold1136, whole genome shotgun sequence genome contains a region encoding:
- the LOC120035894 gene encoding uncharacterized protein K02A2.6-like codes for MALATIGSLPPFDPKNQEWEEYCEIMEHFFAANEITDAAKQKSILISVVGAQTYSLMRNLLSPEKPGEKSFIDLVELLKNHFNPKPSEIVQRFKFDSRMRKPTESVGEYVAELRKLALDCNYGNTLSQMLRDRLVCGINDDRIQIRLLSEPNLTFENALKLAQAMESANRNALDLQTRGATACHTVKESSAERVEFQRTESRGAAANRDCYRCQGKHAAFDCKFKHEKCYACGIIGHIARACRNKKKPWAAEKRTDRKPNTSRRSSYRSNQVIESESECADAEQAFSMYSVQGANMKKVEPFIVEMGINGLKVPFELDTGCSVTLMNRSQFYRKWKTVEVPKLRDTPIKLKTYTGEKITVIGVADVQVEYHGQNKNLPLLVVEGTGPSLLGRGWLEEIKLNWDEIKHVTTETLTLQQVLSKHECVFKEELGTLKGVQATIHVAADATPRFYRPRSVPYAMKPKVDVEIDRLLAEDIIVPVKFSEWAAPVVPILKPDGSIRLCGDYKLTVNRVSSLEQYPIPKVEDLLSTLTGGQQFTKLDMSHAYQQVLMDKASQKYLTINTHRGMFTYKRLPFGVSSAPAIFQRTMEGILQGIPKVAVYLDDILVTGVTKEEHLRNLGEVLRRMEDAGLRLKRSKCTLLADEVQYLGHKVDAKGLHTVKAKVRAVVEAPAPTNVTELKAYLGLLNYYNRFLPNLSTLLAPLHQLLRKDVAWKWSERQEEAFAKSKVLLQSAEVLVHYSADRDLILSCDASAYGVGAVLSHRMENGAEKPIGFMSRTLSPAEKKYSQLDKEGLAVIFGIQRFHKYLYGRTFTIVTDHKPLISLFHEQKPVPQMVSPRVQRWNVWLRAYEYRIIYKPGRYHGNADALSRLPVPEIISQEEENDQVLMIDVLDDAPVNTAQIRQWTSKDVTLSQVHEFILKGWPTVIEPQIMPYYTRHLALSVRDGCVLWGSRVVIPPQGRGLLLKLLHQSHPGMSRMKGLARSYVWWPKMDHDVENEVSRCEDCQSNRKSPPTAPLHPWEWPEKPWTRLHVDYAGPFLGKMFLVLIDSHSKWMDVYPMNTSTSYATIEKLRQSFSVMGLPQMLVSDNATCFTSTEFTSFMKQNGIQHVTSAPFHPSSNGLAERAVQTLKEGMRKMQGPSIETKVSRFLFSYRITPQATTGLSPAEMLMSRRLRSTLDLIRPDLKMKIQQKQWNQKWNHDTRAKLRSFSTGDDVYTRNYGFGPKWIPATIEDCSGPVSYTVIIGSGQRLRRHVDQIRARIPVPSGDLDQFLNEQDRTLERSPELQLDKPPETNNAQLPETTSPGRPPPVKSPQKDFVSPSRGEDLVAPATPPLRRSIRERRPPDFFRS; via the coding sequence ATGGCTTTGGCAACAATAGGCTCGCTACCACCATTTGATCCTAAAAATCAGGAATGGGAGGAGTACTGTGAAATAATGGAACATTTCTTTGCTGCTAATGAAATAACTGATGCCGCTAAACAGAAATCCATACTCATAAGCGTTGTCGGTGCACAGACGTACAGCTTAATGAGAAACCTGTTGAGCCCAGAAAAACCAGGAGAAAAGTCATTCATAGATTTAGTCGAACTATTAAAAAATCACTTCAACCCCAAACCCAGTGAGATAGTACAAAGATTCAAGTTTGATTCACGCATGAGAAAACCTACCGAATCAGTGGGGGAATATGTGGCTGAGTTGAGAAAACTAGCATTGGACTGTAACTATGGGAATACATTATCGCAAATGCTACGCGATCGGCTGGTGTGTGGGATTAATGATGACAGGATACAAATAAGATTGTTATCAGAGCCTAATCTCACGTTTGAGAATGCACTCAAACTGGCCCAGGCCATGGAGTCCGCAAATAGAAATGCACTGGATTTGCAGACAAGGGGCGCAACTGCGTGCCATACAGTAAAAGAGAGCAGCGCTGAGCGCGTAGAATTTCAAAGAACAGAAAGCCGTGGTGCAGCAGCCAATAGAGACTGTTATCGTTGCCAAGGCAAACACGCAGCGTTTGACTGTAAATTCAAACACGAAAAGTGTTATGCATGTGGGATAATAGGCCACATTGCGAGGGCGTGCCGAAATAAAAAGAAGCCATGGGCTGCAGAAAAGAGGACGGACAGAAAACcgaatacctccagacgctctagctaccgATCTAATCAAGTGATAGAAAGTGAAAGTGAGTGCGCAGACGCAGAGCAAGCATTCTCAATGTACAGTGTACAGGGGGCGAATATGAAGAAGGTGGAGCCTTTCATTGTGGAAATGGGAATAAATGGATTGAAGGTACCGTTTGAACTAGACACAGGATGTAGTGTCACTCTGATGAACAGGTCCCAATTCTATAGGAAGTGGAAAACCGTTGAAGTGCCTAAACTGAGAGACACCCCCATTAAACTCAAAACGTACACAGGGGAGAAGATCACTGTGATTGGAGTTGCTGATGTTCAAGTGGAATATCATGGACAAAATAAAAATCTGCCTCTCTTAGTAGTGGAAGGTACTGGCCCCAGCTTACTAGGAAGAGGGTGGTTGGAGGAAATAAAATTGAACTGGGATGAAATCAAACATGTCACCACAGAGACATTGACACTACAGCAGGTGCTTTCAAAGCATGAGTGTGTTTTCAAAGAAGAGCTAGGGACATTAAAAGGGGTCCAAGCTACCATTCATGTTGCTGCTGATGCTACTCCCAGATTCTATAGGCCAAGATCAGTTCCATATGCCATGAAGCCTAAAGTGGATGTGGAAATTGACAGACTCTTAGCAGAGGATATAATTGTACCTGTCAAGTTTTCTGAGTGGGCAGCACCAGTTGTTCCCATACTAAAACCAGATGGTTCAATCAGATTATGCGGTGACTACAAGCTGACTGTAAATAGAGTTTCCTCTCTGGAGCAATACCCGATACCCAAAGTTGAGGATTTGCTTTCAACGTTAACCGGAGGGCAACAGTTTACAAAACTGGACATGAGTCACGCATATCAGCAAGTGCTAATGGATAAAGCTTCACAGAAGTACCTGACCATAAACACCCACAGAGGGATGTTTACCTATAAACGCTTACCTTTCGGGGTGTCTTCTGCACCAGCTATCTTCCAAAGGACTATGGAGGGAATTCTGCAGGGGATACCCAAGGTAGCAGTTTACCTCGACGACATTCTTGTCACGGGAGTCACGAAGGAGGAACATCTCAGAAACTTAGGTGAAGttttgaggaggatggaggacGCCGGTCTCCGGCTGAAGAGGAGCAAATGTACACTGTTAGCTGATGAAGTACAGTACCTGGGTCACAAGGTGGATGCCAAGGGGTTACACACTGTCAAAGCTAAAGTGAGGGCTGTTGTGGAAGCTCCAGCTCCGACAAACGTTACAGAGCTGAAAGCCTATCTAGGCTTACTGAACTATTACAATCGCTTCCTCCCGAACCTCTCTACCCTCTTAGCTCCTCTACATCAACTGCTAAGGAAAGATGTGGCCTGGAAATggtcagaaagacaggaagaagctTTTGCAAAGTCAAAGGTGTTACTGCAATCAGCTGAAGTGCTAGTGCACTACTCAGCAGACAGAGATCTTATCTTATCGTGTGATGCCTCAGCGTATGGTGTGGGGGCGGTGCTATCCCACCGGATGGAGAATGGTGCAGAGAAACCTATCGGGTTTATGTCAAGAACGTTGTCGCCAGCCGAGAAAAAGTACTCTCAGCTGGACAAGGAAGGACTGGCTGTCATATTCGGAATACAGAGATTCCACAAGTACTTGTACGGGAGAACATTCACTATTGTGACGGATCATAAACCTCTGATCTCGCTGTTCCATGAACAAAAGCCAGTACCACAAATGGTCTCTCCAAGAGTTCAACGTTGGAATGTGTGGCTCAGGGCCTACGAGTACAGAATCATTTACAAACCAGGTAGATACCATGGGAATGCTGATGCTCTGAGTAGGCTGCCTGTTCCAGAAatcatcagtcaggaagaagaaaatGACCAGGTTTTGATGATCGACGTGTTGGATGATGCACCAGTGAACACAGCACAAATCAGGCAATGGACTTCAAAGGATGTGACGTTATCACAAGTGCATGAATTTATCCTGAAAGGATGGCCTACAGTGATAGAGCCTCAGATCATGCCTTACTACACTCGCCACTTGGCATTGAGTGTTCGAGatggatgtgttctgtggggttCAAGAGTAGTTATCCCACCACAAGGGCGGGGGTTGCTACTGAAGTTGTTGCATCAGTCGCATCCAGGTATGTCGAGAATGAAAGGCCTAGCGAGGTCATATGTCTGGTGGCCAAAGATGGACCACGATGTGGAAAATGAGGTTAGCCGGTGTGAAGATTGTCAGAGTAACAGGAAGTCACCACCCACCGCGCCattacatccatgggaatggccaGAAAAACCATGGACACGACTACATGTGGACTACGCTGGACCTTTCCTAGGAAAAATGTTCCTTGTGCTGATTGATTCTCATTCAAAGTGGATGGATGTTTACCCCATGAACACGTCAACATCGTACGCTACGATTGAGAAGTTGAGACAAAGCTTCAGTGTTATGGGATTGCCTCAAATGTTGGTTAGTGACAATGCTACTTGTTTTACAAGCACTGAATTCACAAGTTTCATGAAACAAAATGGTATTCAGCATGTAACGTCGGCCCCTTTTCACCCATCTTCAAACGGATTAGCAGAACGTGCAGTTCAGAccttgaaggaggggatgaggaagATGCAAGGGCCCAGCATTGAAACAAAGGTGTCAAGATTCTTGTTTAGCTACAGGATTACTCCTCAAGCTACGACTGGGTTGTCACCTGCAGAAATGTTGATGTCAAGGAGGTTAAGGTCAACCTTGGATCTCATCAGACCAGACCTGAAAATGAAAATACAACAAAAGCAATGGAATCAAAAATGGAATCATGATACCCGAGCCAAACTCAGAAGTTTCTCAACTGGAGATGATGTCTATACAAGAAACTATGGGTTTGGTCCTAAATGGATTCCAGCTACCATTGAGGATTGCTCAGGACCAGTATCTTATACTGTGATCATCGGAAGTGGACAAAGACTAAGGAGACACGTGGATCAGATCCGAGCTCGAATTCCAGTTCCATCCGGAGATCTGGATCAATTCTTAAACGAGCAGGACAGGACATTGGAACGTTCCCCAGAGTTGCAGTTGGACAAACCACCTGAGACCAACAATGCTCAACTTCCTGAGACCACCAGTCCGGGACGACCTCCTCCTGTGAAGTCTCCACAAAAGGACTTTGTTTCACCATCAAGGGGTGAAGATCTGGTGgcaccagctacaccacctctgaGACGCTCTATTAGAGAGAGACGTCCGCCAGACTTTTTCAGATCCTAA